The window TTGTTGCTTGTTTATGCCATGTGGATGAATTTGGAAGTCCATGAAGAAATTGGATGTACCTCTCACTTGAAATTTCAACAATGAAGCTATTGGCTATTGGTCTTATTTCACCCCAGTATGCATCATCAATCTGGGACCAGCCGTTTAGAAAAGATGTATGAAGAATTGAATGCCTTGGCCGATTTTGGACCCATTAATAGATTATTGATTGGGCCCCGGACCTTGGTATACTTTCTTGCTGTCAGTTTCAGATGGAAGTTGCTGACCCCACGAAAGAGATACAAGAACTTTTCTTGAGGGTGAAATTTAGCTTCTGAaaggaacaaataaaacaatacTTTACATCCTTTCACTTCCGTAAATCTCCCTCCACCCGCTTAACATCTGGTTCAGCACAAATTCAGCTAGGAGAAAAGGACACCGTCACATGCTGTGTAAAGATCCCCAGGCTCAAGTAATCTTGGAATGCTTTAACTCTCGTCGGGTTAATTGATTAAACCCAACTTTTTGAATGTGAGCaatttagaaatttgtttttctattttcgtTTTTCTAATCCATGTGAAATTGggtcatattattatttttttcagaaTAACAAAAAGTAGTTGATTTTTAATCAAATCAATCTTAATCAAGTTTCACTATTAAGTTGATTCCGTACGTGTAGAGATACTGTGTGGTGTATGTAGTATACGCAACTGACAAATGCGTCGAGACTGATATCAATCTAGTAAATGATGTGCCACCTGTCACAGTGAGCACCCAAGACCAAGACTTTGGGTAGAGCATATACATCAGCGAATTGAAATCCCATTAAGCTGGGAAGAAAGGACCTTTGTGGGGGCATCTTCTAGGGTCTGTTGGTTCTGGGTAACATGGATTGAGAGAAAGCAAACATTCTCATTGAAGGAGGGGCCAAATTGGACAGTGTCAGCCACTGTAACATTAAAAGAACAAAGGGAGTGGCACTTTAATATTCAAGATTCAGACCATCAAACACTAAAAGATTAGTATGTTTCCTTGTATGATATGAGATATAACATCTGTTCGTATTTAGATAAAACTTCTTATTTGATTACTGCATTAATACCGCATTGACATCATTTACTTTAAGAGATCAAGAATGAATTTATAGAAGGCACTTCTCTTTGATGCAAGTTCCATTTTCATAAGATACATCCAGCCTTTCTTTTACCAGCTTGACCCCATAGATGGACTTTTATGAGCCTCCAAAATGGGGAAGACCTATCACTACACCAGCCACAAGAGAAAAACCCATGATTATCTTTGTGGTCCTGTAATCACCATTAATGCATCCTCTTCTTTGGCCTAGTTAAACTATGATACTGACTAGGGGAACTGATGTTTGAGCCAATAGGATAAATAGTCATTCCTGTCGCTTCTCTCCAGTTGGTTCCTGAGAAAGtgacaagtttaaaaaaattaaaaatgaaagaacttATTCTCAGCTTGCAAAATAACCCTGGAGTGTGTGAATTTATATAGCGTAGAAGTATGGTGGATGAGAGAAAAATGATGTAGTAAGCAAAGGACATCTCTCTcacaatagaagaaaaaaatggaaaaaagacaAGGAAGGTGTACTCCCCTGTCGGAAAGGACACCAGCTTAGAGATTGGGGCACCTCCAGAAATGATGGGCAGAAAGGTATTTCTCATCTGCCATGAATTCAACTTAGAGTATCAGACACCTCAACCTGGAAATGAGGAGCAACGGAGCTTTCATGCAAGCCAGTAAAAGACATGGGAAAAACATTCAACACATTTAGACATCTGGGTGTGGTTGTGGGACTTGGACCCAGGAAAAAGCCAACCATGAGCTTTGCACCAAGCATGCCATGCTCACCATCTCTCTCATGTATGCCCCTTTATAATTAATTGTATGCTTTCCGTTAAGGAAAATGGcgagtttttcaaaattgttttcccaGAAAAATTCAATCACATATGGGCTGGTTTTGTACACCAAAAATCTAGTCTTCGGGgggaaaaaaacataaaaacaatgTCGAAACGGGAAAACTGAAAGGCCATTGTAAAAGGGGCAACAGCACTGCCAGCTTCTCATGGATGATGATGGCCGACAAAAGAAATGCTAGATGGTCTCATCAAGGTCTAAAAGTGGCCCTCCATGTTTAGTACAAATTATAAGAAAACGTGTCATTATCCATAGCCGTAAAAATCAAGCGATACAAGGATATTTCAATCTTCAATCTCAGGTACGAGTAACAACTTTGCTGTCATTCCTGCTTGTCCCAGAATTCTTTCCAAAAGGATTGGGATCAAGATTGCTAAAGGATTACTTAACTCATTATTTACTTGTCCAAACTAAACCCGACATTAacactatatttgatttttagaaggctttaagaaaaatataatagaaataaaataaataaataattaaataattatttttatttactactttCACTtactttaactttaaaaaataaaaattatttacattcAAATCGAAGTAATAATGCAAATAATTAGGTTACAATATTTTGTTTCTGTTCCACGCGCTTATCCATCATTTCCTCTCTTCCACcaagaaaattagaaaacaaaagtaAATGGCAGCCAAGCTCATGCTGTGAGCCCCACAGTTGAGCTCAATTTCCTAGTCCTCCTTCCAACAAAATACTATCAttacttatattttaattaattactaaaatattattagtacttttttttaataaaaagtcaaATCCAAGAAGAAGCATTAATTATCCCTCATGAACAATGCCCAGTGACTTAATTAGCCTGTCCTAATCAAAATTTGGACGTCCCACTTAAAGGCCACATTGAATACGGataaatatcttattattattattattattattattattattattattactattactattactattactattactattactaCGGTGTCCCTTAATGATTAATCCGTATGAAACTTGGATTGCTCACTTGcgagtaaaagaaaaataaaagaaaaaacaatcataaTTTGGAGATGCCAAgaacaaaacataaaattgtttgttttatttttattaaaaataacgtGACGTAAAATTGTTCATATAAATGATTCAGAATAATAATTTGCACAAAGTTTGTCCAGATGATtgagaaatattattaaatttataattatttttaaaatactaataaaaaattatcttttggagacaattttaacataattataatatattagaaattatcCTTGAAGacataagaaataattttattataaatctaaaattttaaaggtattttctaggaaataattttaaattttaatatttaaatcaaaattatcaaaagataatttcctaattaatttactaaaaataatattttaactattataattttttttttaaaaaatatatacccTGTTCCCTGGATTGTACATCGGAACTACCATATTAAGGTGGGAGGAGAATTTTGTTCCAAAGATACACCTGTCCTAAGATCTAATtgcatgataaattaaaatcatctCTCACTCTCATGATGACAGTCGTGAATTGGAAGCAATCCAATAGACTGAAGACTGTGGGGGAAAAGGGGGATCCACACCCAAGACTTTCCCACACCCAAGACTTTTCCTTCCAATCTATGGTCGAAAACCGTACAAACACTCTCTAGCTATGATTCAAGTGCATGCCACGTGTACGTGATACCACCACATTTTCTCACACTAGCGATAGTTTAAATGGTTTGGACCAGGCTTCTTCCTCCCTCTTTCCTCGCCCTACCGACACTCCTTTGTCTTTTatcataaggaaaaaaaaaaaaaaaaaggaagacacCTGGCGTTTAGGAAAATCTTATCTTAGACCTATTAACTATTTGTGAAACCACGTTCTAATGGATTTAATAATGATGTATTTGATTCTTAATCATGCATAATTAAGTGGGAATGAGATTTAAACCAAGCTTATATTTATTAGATTGGGAGAAGAAAAGGAATGATCATGGAATCGCAGCTCTTGAATTGTACACAATCTTAGGTTGGTGAGGCCTTTTGCCGTTATTCTTTCGAATAAAAACGAATGAACTCATAAAATACACAGTTTGAATAGTCAAGAGACAGTTCAAAATAGTTGGCACTAACGTTTCGATGATTGAGAATCATTGGGGTGGGTGGTAGTGCTTGGCTGTTCCCATTTTAGCAGGTTCAAAAATATGCGACCAACGAAAATGGAAACCGGTTGATTGAAGGATTTGTTTGGATCTTCAGTTatcttaattaaatttggttTAAGAAGCCAATTGTATGGATCGATGGACTGCGGATGGATTAGTTTCTAATATTGTCATTAATGTGGGTTGTCAAGAGTATTTCAATTGAAAATGGACACCCATCAATGACTTTATCCGATCTGCAAGTAAAAGAAGAAGCGGATCAGCTGGCAAAGAAGTGTCTTTCCAGCCATTGCCCAGGAAAGAATATGAGGATGATGACATGCATGTCTTAATTGTAGCCCGTACCCCATgtttatgtttttgaaaaatataagaaaaagggGAAGATGGTCGGAAACTGAATTGGAATACCCACTGGAAAGCAAAAGAGTAGATTCTAAGTAGAACTGTAGAACTAATTCatgtttattatttagaaagagggaaaaaaataatctcTGCTATTGCAATACCAGGTTATTAATACAATGGTAATACAATAGAGATTATTGGCATTGGAAAATCCATGTCGTTCTTGGATTTTCtcgttattgttattattataaacTGTAACTGTagtcctctctctctctgttgtTCCTgaaaggaggaggaggagaagaacaAAACTGAAAACTTTGATATATGTATTGATGCCGGCCTCTATCATGCATCTTCAGGGACAAAGCTCTCATGTACATCACCATCTTCAAGCTACGTCTCAACTGCAACACCGCTGGGCGGTGATCTTCTTCTTTGATTCTCGTCACCGATTACATGCCTCAGATAGAGTAGAGTTGACGGTAGTGAGCCTGAAATTTTCGGAGCTGCGGTGTTCCCTCAAGAATCCAGAGAAAATGGAGTCTGTAAGAGATCATAAGGAGCCCAGAGGGCGTCCAAGGGGCATGGACGGTTGGCGTCGAGTCGAGCCCATGGCTTACCTTTACCACTCCAATGTAGAAGACTCACCGGCCCCGGATGTAGATCACGGCAAAGGCCCCGGAAATTATCACCGCCAAGACCGTGTTGATTCCACCTGTGATCAACCGCTACTATGTTACCCGCAAATACCAGCAAAAAAGGTGGAAGAGAACCTAATTCGTATATCCTCATTCTCTTTTGGAGCTCCATCCAATCCTCAATCTTGCTAGTATAGTCTCCGGCTCTCCAGCGGTCAAGATCGATGACCATCACTCCGGTGTTAAAGTAACAGGCCTTGCGATTTGCAAATGTCAATGAGAGGGAAGGGTTGGACCAAAACGTGGGGGTGAAGTAGGTAGTGAAGTTGGCGTTGCAGTACTCCGGTGCGGCCAGGACTGAGCTATCTCCCAGCGGGGTGGCAGCGAGCTTGCCGATGTCGTCGACCAGGACGAGGTCAGAGTCAAGGTACACCACTCGTCGAACGCAGAAGGGGAGGATATTTGCCAAGTAGCTACGGGCGTAGTTGAGGGGGCAGTCGAGGGCGGAGCGAATTGAAGTGGAGATGAGCCCCGCCACGGCGGAGTCATCGAAGCTGTAGACTTGGAAGCGGAGGTAGgggaaggtggtggagatggtgGCGCGTAGGAGGGACGCGTTGGAGGAGGCGGAGGCCACGAAGTGGAAGACGACGTTTTGGGGACAAGAGGAGTGCTGGAGAACTGAGAGGATGGCGGCCACCGAGCCTCGGATGTATGCAGTGTCAAGGGTCATTGCTACATGGACGGCGAGGTCCGAACATATGTAGCCACCGTTGCTGTCCTCTTCAGAAGCATCATCATCGTCCTCATTATCCTCTTCAATGAGGGAAGGACAATCTGGAGAATTGTAGAACTGTGGTGCTTCTCTGAAGTGTTGAGAGAGGAGAGTGGTGGCATTGGCTGCAGTGAAAGAGAGGGAGAAGAGATAAAttacaaggaagaagaagaaaagggtgAGAAGCGGTGGTGTACGCATCGTGCTGTGTAGTGAGGATGAGCTTTGATTTGGAAATAGGGGAGGGTGGGTGTGTTTGagttt is drawn from Vitis riparia cultivar Riparia Gloire de Montpellier isolate 1030 chromosome 18, EGFV_Vit.rip_1.0, whole genome shotgun sequence and contains these coding sequences:
- the LOC117905369 gene encoding probable galacturonosyltransferase-like 1, whose protein sequence is MMIKLKHTHPPLFPNQSSSSLHSTMRTPPLLTLFFFFLVIYLFSLSFTAANATTLLSQHFREAPQFYNSPDCPSLIEEDNEDDDDASEEDSNGGYICSDLAVHVAMTLDTAYIRGSVAAILSVLQHSSCPQNVVFHFVASASSNASLLRATISTTFPYLRFQVYSFDDSAVAGLISTSIRSALDCPLNYARSYLANILPFCVRRVVYLDSDLVLVDDIGKLAATPLGDSSVLAAPEYCNANFTTYFTPTFWSNPSLSLTFANRKACYFNTGVMVIDLDRWRAGDYTSKIEDWMELQKRMRIYELGSLPPFLLVFAGNIVAVDHRWNQHGLGGDNFRGLCRDLHPGPVSLLHWSGKGKPWARLDANRPCPLDALWAPYDLLQTPFSLDS